A stretch of Vibrio maritimus DNA encodes these proteins:
- the lipA gene encoding lipoyl synthase, with product MSKPIQMEKGVKYRDADKMALIPVKNMPTEQKEILRKPEWMKIKLPADSQRIQDIKSAMRKNDLHSVCEEASCPNLAECFNHGTATFMILGAICTRRCPFCDVAHGRPNAPEAGEPQKLAQTIKDMKLKYVVVTSVDRDDLRDGGAQHFADCNREIRALNPEIRIETLVPDFRGRMDVALEALKDNPPDVFNHNLETAPRLYRKARPGANYKWSLQLLQKFKEMHPEVPTKSGLMMGLGETKEEIVEVLKDLRAHGVTMLTLGQYLAPSRHHLPVERYVPPSEFDELKEIALELGFTHAACGPFVRSSYHADLQAKGEEVK from the coding sequence ATGAGCAAACCTATCCAAATGGAAAAAGGCGTCAAGTACCGTGACGCTGACAAGATGGCACTGATTCCCGTAAAGAACATGCCTACCGAGCAAAAAGAAATCCTTCGTAAACCTGAATGGATGAAGATCAAGCTGCCAGCGGACAGCCAGCGTATTCAAGACATCAAGTCTGCAATGCGCAAAAACGATCTTCACTCGGTATGTGAGGAAGCATCATGCCCTAACCTGGCTGAATGTTTTAACCACGGTACGGCAACCTTTATGATTCTTGGTGCTATCTGTACTCGTCGTTGTCCTTTCTGCGACGTGGCTCATGGCCGTCCAAACGCGCCTGAAGCGGGTGAGCCGCAAAAACTTGCTCAAACCATCAAAGATATGAAGCTTAAATACGTCGTGGTGACCTCTGTTGACCGTGACGACCTCCGTGACGGTGGCGCTCAGCACTTTGCAGACTGTAACCGTGAAATCCGCGCACTTAACCCAGAGATCCGCATCGAGACCTTGGTACCTGACTTCCGCGGCCGTATGGATGTAGCGCTTGAGGCACTAAAAGATAACCCGCCAGACGTGTTTAACCACAACCTAGAGACAGCGCCTCGCCTATATCGCAAAGCGCGTCCAGGTGCGAACTACAAATGGTCACTGCAACTTCTTCAGAAATTTAAAGAGATGCACCCTGAGGTACCGACCAAGTCTGGCTTGATGATGGGTCTAGGTGAAACCAAAGAAGAGATCGTTGAAGTACTCAAAGATCTTCGCGCTCACGGCGTTACCATGCTAACTCTAGGCCAATACCTAGCGCCAAGTCGTCACCACTTGCCCGTAGAGCGTTACGTGCCACCATCAGAGTTTGATGAGCTAAAAGAGATCGCATTAGAGCTGGGCTTTACCCATGCAGCATGTGGTCCATTTGTTCGCTCGTCTTACCATGCAGACTTGCAAGCAAAAGGCGAAGAAGTGAAATAG